The sequence ATCTTTCATGCCTAGGGGATCACAACATAACCATCTCGCCTGACCGATAGTTTCGTCTGTAAACAACTGGCCTTGAATTCATAACTTTAAATAGGTTTAAGTCTCACTCCTACTGCTTGGGGAAGCTCAATTTTTTTAAGACCCCCTTGTCTTAAGAAGCAaatttatttacaacagccaagatacggAATCAACCTCAgtgtgcatcgacagatgaacggataaggaaaatgtagtgtgtgtgtatatatctatctatacatacaTCCATCCAGCCATACATATATGACAgaaaattattcagccttaaaaaagaaggaaatcctgtcatttacaacatgaatgaacctcaaggacattatgctcagtgaaataagccagagacagaaagaaaaatagtgtATGGCAATAGtcgcatgtggaatctaaaagaaaaagatgaacttGTAGAAGCAGAGTAGGAagctggctgccaggggctggggagtggtgcacgagagggaaatggggaggtgtTGGTCAAAGGGCACCAAGTTTCAGTTATGCCAGATGAACGGGGCCTGGAAATCAAAAGTAccgcatggtgactgtagttactACTACTCCATTGTATGCTTGAAATGTGCTGAGAGTAATCCGAAATGTTCGTACTACACGCAAAAAAtaactgtgaggtgatggatggtgGACGGTATATCAAACCACCGCAGTGCACACCGCAAACACACACAAGCtgtgtcaattatgcctcaacgAAGTTGGGGAAGAAACGTGAGTGTGGTGCCTAGCAAAAAAGAGGGTGCCTGGCACTCCCAGGGGATATTTATTCAATTTAGTTTTCGCTGAGATGCTTGTTGGATGAACAGAGGCTTTGTCCACGGTGTCACCCTCCCTTCTCTCGAAATATTGCAGCGAAAGTCGAGAATGGACTCGGGTGGGGCAAGGCTGGACGGTCACTGGCCCATGGGCGCCCACTCCTGCTGCCACAGCTTCTAAAACGACGCTCTGACCCTCCTCCAGGGGCTCCCCACGTGTCCCGAGTATCGAGATCTGTACCTGGGCTTGAAAAGCCCCGTCTACGGGTCTCCAGCCGCCCCGTACCCAGCGGCTCTCCAGCCAGGTTCTCTGCCCCGGGGTTTTGTTCCCTTTGCCCCACGTGCTTTCCTCTCGAATACCTGCAGATCAGTGCCCTTCCTCCCAGGACTCAGATTCAATCCCTGTCACGCTTTCACAGCGTTGTCTAAGTTTCCATCTGAGCACTCACCACACTCATTAACATTTCCGCAGACGCCTCCTGCCTGCCCACCTCCCAGGACGAAAGCTGCCCGGCCAGCCAGGATACCCATGGTCACGGAGCTCAGAGTTTAGGGAGTGAACTGCCCACATTATAGAAAGACTACCCATCTGGGGTGGCTTCTCCTTTGCTTCTTAAAGGCAGGGGACTGAAAACCAACTCAAGGGTCCCCTTCCACTTCCTATGGTTCAACCTGAGGCACCGCAGACCATGCAACAGCACTGTCCTAACTTAGTGACTCGACAACTGGCAAAGCTCCCGACGGTCCACTCTTTCCCCACTCCTGTCAAGACGACAAGCTGGAATAAATGGATCAAAGGTAGTGCAAACTACAAATTCAGGGAGGGAAAAACTTCAAAACCACCAGACTGTGATAGCGTAAAATcctccctgcctcttcccacCCTAATCCCATCGATCCCAGCCCTATCTCCAACCCCTAAGCTCCTTTCCTCCTCAGGGTTCAGAAATTTAGTATCACGAGACACGAGGGAGCAAAAAGACACGCTCCTTGGCCCCACGGCGATTCGGCCACCGAGGGAGACCACCTCTAACGCAAATCTACCATTCTGACGCGGGCCGAGGCGGTCCAGTGATAAGGCCATGGCAGGGACCCCCGACCCAGTTTAAAACCCAACGCGTGAGCTGTAAAGGAGCTGCAGCACTTGACAGGTGGGCTTActtcaggaaagagaaaggaggttCTGCAGAACACTGCAAAGCCCAGAAGGGCAGGGCCCACACGTGCAAGGCCTTGAGGCAACGTGGAGCCGGTCAGAGCCGCTTCCCAAGGACCACTCAGGGCCCTCTACTAATGGGAAGGTGCAACGGGCCAGGGCCGCCTTTCACCCCAACACGGCTCTAGGTGGGAAGGATGCGCCGCTAGCGTAGTGCCCGCCCGGCAGGGCGCCTTAGAACAAGCCCAGGTTACTGTCAGGCAGGGCTCCCACACGGCTGAAGGCGTCCTCGCTACGCAAGGTCACTCATCTTCATCTCCGAGGCGCGACTCCCGAGTCAGACCAATTCTGAACCACTTGCTCGACACAATTTCTTCAAGTGATGTTTGTACACAAGGGACCAGAAATTCTCACTACGAGAACCTGGTGCACCCGATCAGCCAGGCAACTCGTCTTACAAGTTCAATGCGTTTTTGGCAATCTCTACCCTTTCCTAGATATTTTGAGATGGATGAGACCAAAGACCCATTTTGTGGGGTTTGTTAAAAATTGGCCAGGGCACATCGTGCAACTGCCTTCAAAAGCACTGCATGCTTTTAATCTGACCAATTCTGTTCTTAGAAGCCATTTCTAGCTTGGCTTTCAACTGaatgctcccccccccccccccccgttagAGACCAGATTTCAAACTGAGGGGAAAACGTCCCCATTtgtataaacaaaacagaaacgtaTTCCCCACAAGATAACTGAACACCAGATGATTCAGAAAATCCAGGCAAAGTAGAAGCAATGTATTTGGCAATTTTTTTCTTCCGACGAGTGACGTAAATTCTCTCCCACCTCCAAGTAGCTTGCAAGATTTTAACTGTTACATTTAAGATTCAGCGTATTTGTCATTCTACATAAGGTTACACACATATCCTTCACGTAAGTTATCTGAATGAAAGGTCTCATCCTGATCATGGGAAGAAACTTCACATCTGCTAAAATCTGGTTCTGAATATAGCATAGCATATACAGCAATTCAAATCTGTAAGTGaatctattaatatttattcaatattttaacaaattaaaacgCATCCAATTTTACCCTTTATATTTCAGTTCTCCACATATTGACGTGATCCTTCCCTACCTTTTTAGGTAGGAAAGTAATCATTTAAGGATAATTGGACACCTAAAGAACTTTGGTAAACTGCACTATAGTACAGTAGTACTTACATGAGCAAAATAGCTCTTATTTTGACTTCTAATTGCTACAGTATGGTGTCGATGGGATCAAACTCAGGCAAGACGGACTCAATTCACGTTTACATGTGGAAACCACATGAACATAAGTGGTTAACCTACTGAGCCTTTGGCAGTCTTGTTTCACTTCACTGAGAAGCCAATCTAAGCCCTACTTTCCTGTTGCAGCATCCTGCTGTGTCCTTGCACCGCCCACAAAAATTCTTTGTGGGGAGAAAAACCATCAAAGCTGTGATGCGTCCAATGAAATCCTTAATCTTTGACATCTTTAAAGCTTGGGAGTACTTGACAACAGCAGGTAAACGTGGAACATCCTCCTAGAATACCAACTTTACGTTAAACATGTTAACGCTGAAACAAAAGGCAAGTAAACGCACAATTTATATTCGTTTTTAACAGATGAGACGTCCCTCAAGTTCCCGCAACCATCTGTATGGTTTCATCAGACTCTGAGAAGCTCTACATTAGAACATGGTTACTTCTGCCATAAAAGCAACTATAATTCTTAAGATCTCTATTTGAAACGTCTAAAACAGGTACCACTTTTATTCTGACAGGTCACACAAATCTCAAGCTCTTCCCTAGGTGTGACACTACCTAGGCCAAAAGGCAGGTGGGGTAGGTATTATTTTAGCCTAACTGCATTGACAGTATTTACACGTCTTAACGACTTACCAAATACAATACTGTTGACCTGTCATTTCATTTGCGTGAAATGATTCACATGTACAGAAAATTAGAAGAATTTAACCTAACAGACTTCAAATTAAGTAGTAATAGCAAAGGCAATTCAAATACTAACGTGGCACAATTTTCCCTGTTAGTGGTTTTAAAAGGCTCATTTAAACGAGGGATGAGTTCACTTGCTTAGATATTTGAAATACAACTTTATTCTGATTCTAAACGAAAAGGAATGGGAATGACAGTAACAAACAAGATGCCACCACTGAATATTGTGATGTGACTGTAGCAGTCTTATATTTGAAACTCAAGGAGGAAACAACTGTGTTCCAAAACACCTAAATATGCAGGTCCAAAAAaatgaaggttttttttgttttgttttgtttttttttaactgccacATTCACTCCAAAGCCCATTCATCTCCTTCAGCATCCCAAAGATTAAGCACATGTTCTGCTTAGCTATATAATAAAGTGGCAAACACGCTGCACCACTGACATCACAGGACAGTTGCCTATAAAACTAGACTTCTGACGCTGGGCTCCAGCTTCACTTTTCTCACAGGTCATCATCTTCATCCGGGAGGGCAGTTGTCTGAGCAACCTAGACAAAGAGATGAAAGAGTTGTAATGCTCCAGATGAAAACCACTAGGAACCTGAAAGCATTCACTACCGAGACGCACACATCGTACCTCTAGATCGTGCTCGTACTGCGCTGCCAACGCTGGGTCCATGATCACCTCTGGCGGGGCGAGAGCAGGCATGGCGACGAACTCCAAGTTAGGGTCTCCGATCAGTTTTCTAGCAAGCCAGAGGAAGGGCTTTTCAAAATTGTAGTTACTTTTGGCGGAGATGTCATAGTACTGTTTGAAAGagagataaaattaattttaaaaacccatacaTCAAAGACATTAATGAAGCACTTTAATGGACTTATAATTTTATGTAAGGATCATAAGTCCAGTAAGTTCTAAGAAACATACCTGAAGATTCTTCTTTCGGTGGAAGACAATCGACTTTGCCTTAACCTTTCTGTCCTTGATGTCCACTTTGTTGCCACACAGCACGATGGGGATGTTCTCGCACACTCGCACCAGATCTCTATGCCAGTTAGGCACGTTCTTGTAAGTGACCCTTGACGTTACATCAAACATTATGATGGCACACTGAGCTGAAAGAAGCATTTACAATAAATCAGTGTAGGCCTAGGAATTTGCTACCTGGCTGAAATACGCTAAAAACTATGGACTCGGATTCACAGTCTCAGGCCTAACTCCAGGTCAGCTACATTTCTCTACTCATTTTCAAGATCTCTACCAATTCCAAAAATCTCAAATCATTTTAATACACAGTATTATTTAAAAGTCCCTTTTATTGTACATGAAACCATGAAAGACCAGCTTACCATATGAAATCTACCTGTGATACTTCATAAATTCTTCCTCATCCCAAAAAAGTATCAAGTAGATCAATGATAAATCAGCATTCCAGGAAACTCACCTCCCATATTCTGAGGATCTAACAATCTACTCTTTAAAAAGGTTCTTAAATGGCTGAACACACTAGGATATAATGTGCCTAGTTTTAAAAGCTCAATTAACTCTCTATGTTGACCTGCAGAAACAGCCATGATAAAGCTGGTAAGCCACTGGGTACGCGTTATACATTAAACAGATTTTTAGCTaaagaatgggggtggggtggggaggggagaggaggaatcTTTGCAGTTGTACGGCAAAAGACATGGAAGGATTCGCAACGATTTTCATGAGAAGAGAAAGCCTTACGTTGAGCATtttctttgttcatctttttgCTGAGAAGCATTTATTTCCTTTGCACTTTTAAAATCAAGCactctgaaaaaaatattctgcAAAAGCtagtgaaattaaaaagaaaccggCTGGTCTTACACAACATTTTATAAGATAGAAAGCCTAGGGCCTCTGGTCCAGGATCTGGTCAAACTGTTTACTACCTTTTTAATGGAGTACAGAAGAAATGATCATCGACTTCCACCAAAATATACACCCCAACCTAAGTTTTCAGATCCTGGGGCTGCAGCAACACCTTGTCTGCTGCTCCCACTTTTCAAATTAAGAGCCTCAACATACATCGTATCACCTCCTTCAAAACAGTGCCTACGGCGACGCAAGCACGCCATCAAATGGCACCAGACAACCTTCACAGGCTCCCCTCCCCTTCCACTGAGGGTCAGCTCTCGGGAGCCAGCCCAGCTCCTGAATCGAAGCGCTTCACGCAATGGCCAGTTCAGTCGGCATTAGGCATGTGTCTGCCAGAACAGACCTGATGATCTGTAAGCTGCCTTGGGCGGTAAGCTACAAATCCTCTCAAAGGCGGCGGTTACGAGGCAGATACCTACCTTGGATGTAATAGCCATCTCTCAGTCCTCCAAATTTCTCCTGGCCAGCTGTATCCCATACGTTGAACTTAATGGGTCCTCTGTTGGTATGGAACACAAGGGGATGGACCTCAACGCCCAAGGTGGCTGGAACATAAGCGTGGAAAGTTAGTCAGTGACCTCATCCATCTCCCACACGTTTTCACACATCCTTTCCCCCACGTACCTACATACTTCTTCTCAAATTCACCAGTCAGATGGCGTTTCACAAATGTAGTTTTCCCAGTACCGCCGTCACCAACCAATACGAGCTGTTGGGAAACACATCTTTGAAGTAAACAGCGGAACGGGTCTCAGGACCTCGGGATTGTGAGACTCTCCCGGTGCTCTGGACCACCGTCTCACAGGGAAGAACTCTACATGCCCCCTGAGCACACCGAAGACAAAGCATCTTAAGACAGTGGCCCCGTCCCATCTCACGAACGACCCGAACCAGCGGGGCTGCGAGCCCAGCTTCCCCGCGCGCAGGGCGGGGctcgccccctcccccccccgccccgttgTCAGGGGACCGAAGGCACTGCCGCAGCACCGGCCAACGACACCCGGCCGCAGTCACGAAGCAGACGCCGCCGTTAAGGCCGTCCGGACGCGGGCCCGCCCCTCCCTAGGGCCGCCCTTCCTCCCGACCCCCTCGGATCACCCACCTTGAACTGCACTTGGGGCTCTCCTTGCGCAGCCATCGCGATGCTACTGCGGGCAGAGGAGAAAGAAGTGAGGCCCGCTGCACGGCGGCGCGGCCCGGGGGCCGCATGGCCGGACCCGCCCCACGTGCCCGGGCCCACAAAGGCCTCCACCCCGGAGCCCGGCCgcccgcaccccacccccaacccgacacacgcacacgcacacgcgcgcGCGGGGGCCGCGAGGGTGCGCGACGGCGATGGCGGCGGGGGCGCTGCTCCCCGGCTCGGCTCCTCCGGCCGCCGGGGCCCGGCTCGCGCCCGCTCGGAGCGCAGACCCGCTCGGCGCCGAGGGCCCGGCGCGAAAAGCGCCCGGTCACGGCCCGCGGCCGGCCCGGGCTGCCCCGACCGCCCCCCGGCACTCCGCCCGGCCGTCCCGGCCGGATCTCCCCTGCAGCCCCGCGGCCCGGCCGCCCGGCCTCCCCTCCGCCCCGGCCGCCCGCCCGGCCCACCGCGGCTCGGGTCCCGGCGCCCTCGCggccagagaggaaggaaggctcTCCTCCCGGAGCCCGGGGTCCCCACGCAGCCACCGCCTCACGGCCGCTCCCCGCCGCCGCTGCGACGCCCCgatccccgcccccgccccgcgaccccctccccggccccactACCTTCCAGAAGCGTCTCCGCGCCCGTCTGACTGAGGGCTGGAAAGATGGCGGAAGCGCAATTCAAATGCCCGGAGACGCAGCCGACGCCGGCGCGCGCCGAGGGAGGGCGGGGCAACGGCGCCGCGTCGCTCCCACGTGGCCCCTCGCGCACGCGCACGCACGCCGCCCCGGCTCCGGCGGCTGTACCCGTTGGCCTGGCGCATAGGGAGAGGCTCGCGGCGCGCCGGGCGCGGGAGGCTATGCGGTCGCGCGCACGCACGCCGGCCGGCGGGGCCACGTGCGCCAGCCCGGAGGGCGTGTTCCCGCGCGCGCATGCGCCGACGGTGACGAGGCGCGCCCAGCTGCCACCGCGGGAACAGAAGTGGAAGGAGAGGGCCGAGGCCCCCTTGGGCGGGAAACTCGCGGGGTGGCCCACACAAAGGCCCTGCCCCTGCGTACAAACACGGCACGGCGGGCCCGGGGCGGGCGCCATGTTGGGGTGCGGGCCGCCCCACCCGCCCTTCCCTCCGGCCCTTTGCCCGCGCCCCCGTCTTGGTCAGGACCTTCTAGGAAGTAAAGGAAGTAGAGACCGATGCTTTTCCCACCCTGGAAAGACGGCCACCTTAGTCTTAGGGCATCTAAGTGGTCGGCCGCCTTTGTGGCCCTAATTCTGCAAACAGGATGATGAAATTTAGTGTTTCCAACCGTGGCAGCTTTTCTCATCTTAGTGACAAACCAGGGATGCAATCCATGAGTATTTAGGTTCCAGGGTCAAGGGTCCAGACAAGAACTGTACACGCATAGAACTTACATTCTCCTGGGGCATAGCCTCCTCTCAGTATTGTCAAAGATGGAAAGTAAGGTACACCTCCAGCTCAACAAGTGTGGGTTATTATCCTTCATTGGCTTTCAGCAAAGATGTTGGCCAAAGGGAGTCCTCCAAACTCACACACATCCTAAATATAAAAGGCCAGTTTGGGGCATTTGTCTGGACAGCCACGGATTCTTAAACTCATATGGTGGCCCCTCTCCCCAAGCAAGCATCCACGGCTGGCAGCAAGAGCAGACAGCTAACGGCCCCATCAGGACAGTCAAGTTCCCCGGGAAAGATGCCACCATGGGGAGTCCTCCCAGAGCAAAGAGAACCCCAAATGACAAGGAGTTAGCTGCCTAGTCCTGAGCACACTTGCAGGCAAGTCTGCTGGGAACCAGGTGATGCAAGTTGGGCACAACAGATCTGAGAACCTGCCCACTGGGAACTCAGGTCCGAGGGTCCCTAAGGACCCTCAGGCAAACGCCAAGCCGACCTCGATGccgctggtgggagtgtaaactggttTGGCCACTTGGGAAGGTAGAAACTAATAAAACACATAAGTGTCCATGACTCATGACCTTTATAGTTCCATTTCTAGGGAGATGCCGTAGAGTTCAATTCACACATATGCCCAAGAAGACAAAtatcacaatgctcactgcaacattatttataatagcaaaagattaAAGTTACACAAATGTCCATCCGTAgggaaatttataaataaaatctattatctAGACTatggatttactgtacagcatttaaaaagaatgaagctcATCTAATCAACAGGGTTAGGTAGATCTCAAAAGGCTAATGTtgagaaaaaagaagcaagttCAAGGAAGATGTGATAATAGCTTTATACAGTCTATACATAATTTTATAGAGGTTATACATATAGTATAACACTGCTTATGTAAGTTTTTTGCAAATACACAGAAACCATATTAGTTCTTGaatgtaggtttttaaaaattgagtgcaAGGATATAGACTGAGTTCTGATGGCTGTCGCTTCAAGAAATGGTGACGAGGAGTGTGATGGAACGATGAGAGGTCAACGAAGATCGTAACTTTATCTGCgatgtctgcttctttttttctaaaaggtGATTTGAAGCAAATATGACAGCCTATTAACCATTATATAATTCTGGGTGGTGAGAACACCACTGTTTATACCTTTtgtcattcaaaaaaaaatttcctccgaCAAAAATGCTAAGGGGATATATACCAAACCAAGAGTACTAGCTGTTCTAGACAGAGCTCCTGGGTGATTGGTTCGTTTGCAGTTTACAGAGGTACTTACTTGTCTCTGGCATCCAGTGTGGATTGCAAGCCCATGCTTAacctgtagtttaaaaaaattgctgccaaataccaaaaaaaaaatgttgcaaaaATCGTACAAGGAATTTCAGCATCCATTACCTCTGATTTCCCCAAACGTTAACATTATTTACTAGATCATTTTTCTTTACCATCCTAGCCTTCTGTCACAGTATATATATCGTACATACATTTTTCTgtagatcatatatatatatgatttttttcccactgcGATGTTTGAGACTAAATGGCAAACAGGACACCCCTCTGTGTGTACTGCTTAAAACCTCAGGACATTCTGTTACATAGTCACAGCACACTTATCAAAATTGGGAAATTCATATTGTTATCGAATATCGAATGTTATCGAATATCGAATTATCAAATGTACAGGACTTAATTGGCAGTtgtctccctcctgcccttaTCTGGTGCAGATCCTCCAGGATTACACGTTACGTGGACCTGTCCTGCTAatctctatctcttttttttttttaattgaagtatagtttatttacaatgctgttttagtttctgctgtacagcaaagtgattcagttatgcacatatacattcttttttttttaatagttatttatttatttgtggctgcgttgggtcttcattgctgcgcgagggcttttctctagttgcagcgagcaggggctactcttcgttgctgtgcacgggcttctcattgcggtggcttctcttgttgtagagcacgggctctaggcacacgggcttcagtagttgtggcgcatgggctcagtagttgtagcgcatgggctctagagcgcaggctcagtagttgtggttcacgggcttagttgctccgcagcatgtgggatcttcccgggccagggctcgaacccgtgtcccctgcattggcaggcggattcttaaccactgcgcccccagggaagccccacatatacattcttctttttttttttttctggccgcgccTCaaggcctgcaggatcttagtacCCCTGACTAGGGGTCGAAcgtgcgccccctgcagtggaagtgcagagtctcaaccactggacctctctgtgctatacagttggaccttttttttgtttttttgtttttggccgcgccacatggcttgtggaattatagttccccaaccagggatcgaacctgggcccttggcagtgaaagtgtggagtcctaaccactggactgccagggaatgccCCAGttggaccttgtttatccattctgtatataaaagcttacatctgctgaccccaacctcccactccatccctcccccaacctcctcctccttggcaaccaccagtctgttctctatgtccatgagtctgtttctgtttcgtagatacgttcatttgtgtcatattttagattccacatataagtgatatcctatggtatttgtctttctctttctgtctagTCTCTTTGAATCTAGGACAGTACCttcctctttgtctttcatgGCCTGGACCCTTTTGCTGAGTATTTCATAGGCCCATTGCTTTGTAGAAGGTCCCTCCATTTGGACGTGTCTCATATTTCCTCAGGACTAGATTCAGGGTATGCAGTTTGGGTTGGGACACCCCAGAAGTGATGCTATGTCCTTCTCAGTGCATCTTATCGGGAGGCACAGAATGATCTTCTGAAAACATATCAGACCATCCTTCTCCCCTCTTAACCCCTGCAATGCTTTCCTATCTATCACATTCAGATAGCTGAAACCCAAGGCCAACCAGGTCCTACATGACCTATCTTGTACCTATCTCTCTGCCCCATCTCAGGTCTCTCTCCGTGTAATTCTGCTGTAGCCACACAAACCTTTCTGAATCTTTCTTCGGCCAAGTtcattcctgccccagggcctttgcagttACTGGTCCTTCTGCCTAAAATGTTCTTCCTCCACATCTTTGCATGACTAGCTCCTTCTCACCCTTCAGGTCACAgggcaaatgtcacctcctccagaagACCCACCCTGATCACCCTTTCTCATGTGGTGTCACCACATCAGCCCTTCCCCATCTCAGGCACTGTTCAACTTTTCCCCAGAGCACTTACCACTAACTGAAAATACCTTGCTTAATTATTCACATGCTtgcttttttaaatctttctttccCTCACTAGAATAAACTACGTGCCTTGTTTGTCATGATATTCAAGGTATCTCACACGGTGCCTGGCAACGAACggaaactcagtaaatatttgttgaattatcgAGTGAATTGCTATGAATCCCATCTGAATACAGAAAGAGTCATCAGAAACAGCAGCATTATAATCTAATAAAAATGATAGTGATTTAAATACACAACTTATTAGAATTTAAATAATGCTATTTCATATCAAAGACTAATCACAAagcaaataacaaacatttatcacgTACAGGGccaagcctttcttttttttaacattgcttCCCAAATGTGACTGTACACGTGAATCACTtgggaatctttttcttttttttggacatgccatgtggcatgtgggatcttagtttctcgaccagggatcgaacccacgttccctgcgttggaagggtggagtcttagccactggaccaccagggaagtccccaaactttTCTGTTTGTGCGGTTTCCATCAATTTTGTTGATGATGCAGACCAATAAGGAAGCTATTCTTAAACATTTCATTATCTAATTCATTCATCAATCCAGCTGATGAATATCAGAAACTTGtgagatattttctttatttgacaGTCAATTTTCTACATAGGGACCACAACGATGAACAGATTACGTGCTACTTCTTAGCGTT is a genomic window of Balaenoptera ricei isolate mBalRic1 chromosome 14, mBalRic1.hap2, whole genome shotgun sequence containing:
- the RAN gene encoding GTP-binding nuclear protein Ran isoform X2 codes for the protein MAAQGEPQVQFKLVLVGDGGTGKTTFVKRHLTGEFEKKYVATLGVEVHPLVFHTNRGPIKFNVWDTAGQEKFGGLRDGYYIQAQCAIIMFDVTSRVTYKNVPNWHRDLVRVCENIPIVLCGNKVDIKDRKVKAKSIVFHRKKNLQYYDISAKSNYNFEKPFLWLARKLIGDPNLEFVAMPALAPPEVIMDPALAAQYEHDLEVAQTTALPDEDDDL
- the RAN gene encoding GTP-binding nuclear protein Ran isoform X1; the protein is MRQANGYSRRSRGGVRARARGATWERRGAVAPPSLGARRRRLRLRAFELRFRHLSSPQSDGRGDASGSSIAMAAQGEPQVQFKLVLVGDGGTGKTTFVKRHLTGEFEKKYVATLGVEVHPLVFHTNRGPIKFNVWDTAGQEKFGGLRDGYYIQAQCAIIMFDVTSRVTYKNVPNWHRDLVRVCENIPIVLCGNKVDIKDRKVKAKSIVFHRKKNLQYYDISAKSNYNFEKPFLWLARKLIGDPNLEFVAMPALAPPEVIMDPALAAQYEHDLEVAQTTALPDEDDDL